One stretch of Lucilia cuprina isolate Lc7/37 chromosome 6, ASM2204524v1, whole genome shotgun sequence DNA includes these proteins:
- the LOC111689445 gene encoding SET domain-containing protein SmydA-8-like, with translation MTEEFNDKCEIQENPEIGRYVRAADKIKAGETLLLERPILILPTAGDKRCCNCFKYAQKYCGKCQISPLCLDCIQHSEFDCNTLASMTDLKHEELKKFPESYGIIKCLLLSENPDGKDDFSKILQLESHLDKRRNTPIWQERNKKIIQPILKSNLSKYFQLADKIDEEFIQHLCGVLDVNTYEIRAPDMASMSALYVKGSLLAHQCCPNANVSIDDVYRIKIYANRDIDKDEMVTNCYTNVLLGTAERRHILQEGKYFLCNCPRCEDPTEMGSHMSSFICAPCAGNNKEGYIVYQAAIKKWQCPVCNHSLRTEQVETIIDKAKEEVFHAQDDLRRYEILLAKLSTILHKNHYIMVDIKQNIANILRTVIMNSLQRPGRRVYERKVRLCQELVMVLHIIQPGISRLKAIALYELANASAELYRLRFGEKELKEEELQHYLRQCEAMFKESIRMLLYEPPQTPEGELMKSMMGQLKDLKNDIQMLEKAMEVKV, from the exons atgaCGGAGGAGTTTAATGATAAGTGTGAAATACAAGAAAATCCAGAAATTGGAAG ATACGTAAGAGCTGCAGATAAAATTAAAGCCGGTGAAACGTTATTGCTGGAAAGACCTATATTAATTTTGCCCACTGCGGGAGATAAACGCTGctgtaattgttttaaatatgctCAAAAGTATTGTGG TAAATGTCAGATATCGCCCCTATGTTTGGATTGTATACAACACAGTGAATTTGATTGCAACACTTTGGCGTCGATGACCGATTTAAAGCAtgaggaattaaaaaaatttcccgAATCCTATGGGATTATCAAATGCCTTTTGCTATCGGAAAATCCTGATGGTAAAGATGATTTTAGTAAAATTCTACAATTAGAATCACATCTGGATAAGCGACGCAATACCCCGATCTGGCAAGAACGGAATAAGAAAATCATACAGCccatattaaaatcaaatctttcgaaatattttcaattgGCTGACAAAATAGATGAAGAATTCATACAGCATTTATGTGGCGTTTTAGATGTGAATACCTATGAGATTAGAGCACCCGATATGGCGTCTATGAGTGCGTTATACGTAAAAGGTTCACTATTGGCTCATCAATGTTGTCCAAATGCAAATGTTTCTATTGATGATGTTTATCGGATAAAGATCTATGCCAATCGTGATATTGACAAGGATGAAATGGTGACAAATTGTTATACGAATGTTCTGCTG ggCACCGCCGAAAGACGTCACATTCTTCAAGAAGGAAAGTACTTCCTCTGCAATTGTCCTCGCTGTGAAGATCCTACCGAAATGGGTTCTCATATGAGCAGTTTCATTTGTGCTCCCTGTGCTGGTAATAATAAAGAAGGTTACATTGTCTACCAAGCTGCCATCAAAAAATGGCAATGTCCAGTCTGCAACCATAGTCTTCGAACCGAACAGGTCGAAACCATTATAGATAAAGCCAAAGAAGAAGTATTTCATGCTCAAGATGATCTAAGACGTTACGAGATACTTTTGGCCAAACTTAGTACTATTCTGCATAAAAATCACTATATTATGGtggatataaaacaaaatatagccAATATATTGCGCACCGTTATTATGAATAGTTTACAGAGACCTGGCCGTCGGGTGTACGAGAGAAAAGTGCGTTTATGTCAGGAATTGGTTATGGTCTTGCATATTATACAACCGGGAATTTCAAGACTAAAAGCGATTGCTCTATATGAATTGGCAAATGCTTCAGCTGAATTGTATCGTTTGCGTTTTGGTGAAAAGGAACTTAAGGAAGAGGAATTACAACATTATTTAAGACAATGTGAAGCAATGTTTAAGGAATCCATTCGCATGTTGCTTTATGAACCGCCTCAAACTCCCGAAGGGGAACTGATGAAAAGTATGATGGGtcaattaaaagatttaaagaatGACATACAAATGTTAGAGAAAGCAATGGAGGTGAAAGTTTAA
- the LOC111691220 gene encoding SET domain-containing protein SmydA-8 isoform X1: MQNFSENVKFEFNEKLGRHLVAAIDIEPGDILIEEQPLLITTHWECEQMKCSKCCEDSFVMCKQCQFFPLCMDCSDHDRFECEFFQTQAKHISKNLLINNYALNALIKLLLLRENPDTTEKCQNLLPHNFKLNEYRESDIWQDHEENIVQPLLQSGFMDTLSRAKEQDCLDGDLLHKLCILIDANAFEVSSKVMGDSLKGIYVHAAKMPHHCVPNAATSIDDEYNMRIYAGVPIKAGEIIYNSFTNPLMGTIQRQLHLRMTRHFECDCSRCLDPTEMGTHMSSIKCKHCNDGFAICQRGKWSCEQCNNTTDPIQVQKLLTEVSEAMANVNGDIMVYEELLHKYSGDFHPNHFLMIDIKQNIATILRSILMNPMCKPGKEVLERRLDLCEELLPVVKSVIPGYSKLYAIALYEYLLSFLELSEMDFRCKELTKDVYLKKLEFAKEIAAEAKELLTFEPVNSPEGHLVRRISIQQEQIEENLHKLSAK; encoded by the exons atgcaaaattttagtgaaaatgttaaatttgaatttaatgaaaaattgggaag ACACTTAGTAGCAGCTATTGATATAGAACCCGGTGATATATTAATCGAGGAACAGCCCTTATTGATCACCACTCACTGGGAATGTGAACAAATGAAATGCTCCAAATGTTGTGAGGACTCTTTCGTCATGTGCAA ACAATGTCAATTTTTTCCCCTCTGTATGGATTGCAGTGATCACGATCGTTTTGAATGtgaattttttcaaacacaAGCCAaacatatttccaaaaatttgctCATAAATAATTATGCTCTCAATGcgttaattaaacttttattattacgTGAAAATCCCGATACAACAGAGAAATGTCAAAATCTTTTGCCacataatttcaaattaaatgaaTATCGCGAAAGTGATATATGGCAAGATCATGAAGAGAATATTGTACAACCTTTATTACAATCGGGTTTTATGGATACTTTGTCTAGGGCCAAGGAGCAGGATTGTTTAGATGGTGATCTATTGCATAAGTTATGTATATTAATAGATGCAAACGCTTTTGAGGTGTCCAGTAAAGTGATGGGTGATTCGTTGAAGGGTATTTATGTACATGCAGCAAAAATGCCACATCATTGTGTACCGAATGCAGCCACCTCGATAGATGATGAATATAATATGAGAATATATGCTGGAGTACCTATTAAAGCGGGAGAGATTATTTATAATTCATTTACAAATCCATTAATG GGCACCATACAACGTCAACTTCACCTACGAATGACACGACATTTTGAATGTGACTGCAGTCGTTGTCTGGATCCCACTGAAATGGGTACCCATATGAGTTCGATTAAATGTAAACACTGTAACGATGGCTTTGCCATTTGCCAACGAGGTAAATGGTCTTGTGAACAATGCAATAACACTACCGATCCTATACAAGTACAAAAACTACTCACAGAAGTCTCTGAGGCAATGGCCAATGTTAATGGTGATATTATGGTTTACGAGGAATTACTACATAAATATTCTGGAGATTTTCATCCCAATCATTTTCTTATGattgatataaaacaaaatattgccaCTATTTTAAGGAGTATACTAATGAATCCCATGTGTAAACCGGGCAAAGAGGTCTTAGAAAGACGTTTAGATTTATGCGAGGAATTACTGCCAGTGGTGAAATCTGTTATACCGGGTTATTCTAAATTATATGCCATAGCTTTGTATGAGTATTTGTTGTCATTTCTAGAGTTATCCGAAATGGATTTTCGTTGTAAAGAATTGACCAAGGATGTTTATTTG aaaaaattagaaTTTGCTAAAGAAATTGCTGCCGAAGCAAAAGAGTTATTAACGTTTGAGCCAGTTAATTCACCAGAGGGTCATCTGGTACGACGCATCTCTATACAACAGGAAcaaattgaagaaaatttacataaactttctgctaaataa
- the LOC111691205 gene encoding uncharacterized protein LOC111691205, producing MVSTRQMATSSSSSGSNGGGGNNTTNSILNSTSSEDTNLLRPSVVTRQSNTTSVVNTMPSSSSSLAAKTTASQTIITTTQTAVVAAVAATSANAFTTSCVRQTQAFKTYGITTNSSTTVCQQQQQQTSNINLLDLPEEILTKILTYIGYKKIGQLRVVSHKMNDVCMHILNSTFSKLITKTYNRFQAIKANMPRRESARRNHPLACECDIIETCYMRLSLLQMTFGKHIERGHCCFFPGAILDEVYTILNYIKNTPCLERPYRVTDELFDLSTMAMEYFRDRIESTLPGIAYFNKDFFKLPTTTKRPLVIASDLNDSPDSLPSPPQSNMVLRKGIRKIKQGMKIYNNQLSVLRNELRTCKRKSVEQGKQIAEQQKLLAEQRKQTLEYANRLDENDKKNEEMSRKFSTLLQELNKCKTELQYWRSKSPAIPTCNSCGHKVTPILPPEDYQALINQGVKPEDIILNLNDDTDAESDVSMNDSGCNNLSNEFVFPDEATTAKLLAVNTATKNLKRQHTTTTTPTSNIHIINNSNSSNSATTTTTKLTQDNETTELTEFYELNDEASTSSSAFIATAGYSTRLFYGSMGTATTTTTAPTSTTLHRSVIVSPTSSSQVKCIVNNTEQQQQQQLQQQQQHTAANIVSVTECVANNAATSVEEVNSLQAISSHETKKARRVQKTTRCLTNSSNKRK from the exons ATGGTCTCTACACGTCAAATGGCCACGAGCAGCAGTAGCAGTGGTAGCAATGGCGGTGGTGGTAATAATACAACAAATTCCATCTTAAATAGCACTTCTTCGGAGGATACAAATTTGTTACGTCCCTCAGTGGTTACCAGACAATCTAATACAACAAGTGTTGTTAATACTATGCCTTCTTCTTCTTCATCATTAGCTGCAAAAACAACTGCTTctcaaacaataataacaacaactcaaACAGCAGTAgtagctgctgttgctgctactTCGGCAAACGCTTTTACAACTAGTTGTGTACGACAAACGCAGGCGTTTAAAACTTATGGGATTACTACAAATTCTTCTACAACTGTTtgtcagcagcagcagcagcaaacgTCTAATATAAATCTATTAGATTTACCCGAAGAGATATTAACTAAGATCTTAACATATattggttataaaaaaattggacAATTGCGAGTG GTTTCACACAAAATGAATGATGTCTGCATGCACATCTTAAATTCGACCTTTTCCAAGTTGATTACAAAAACGTATAATCGTTTTCAAGCCATTAAGGCAAATATGCCTAGACGTGAATCGGCCAGACGTAATCATCCACTTGCTTGCGAGTGTGATATTATAGAGACCTGCTATATGCGTCTATCACTCTTACAAATGACATTTGGCAAACATATCGAACGAGGACATTGCTGTTTTTTCCCGGGAGCA ATTTTAGATGAGGTATATactatattaaattatattaaaaatacccCATGTTTGGAGAGACCTTATCGTGTTACCGATGAACTCTTCGATTTATCCACCATGGCCATGGAATACTTTCGTGATCGCATAGAATCTACGTTGCCTGGTATTGCATATTTCAATAAGGATTTCTTTAAACTACCCACTACAACGAAAAGAC CTTTAGTTATAGCCTCTGATTTAAATGATAGCCCTGATAGTTTACCTTCACCGCCACAAAGTAATATGGTTTTACGTAAAGGTATACGTAAAATCAAACAAGGCATGAAAATCTACAATAATCAATTATCTGTTCTACGCAATGAATTACGCACTTGTAAACGTAAATCGGTGGAACAGGGCAAACAAATAGCTGAACAGCAAAAACTTTTAGCCGAACAGCGTAAACAAACTCTGGAGTATGCCAATCGTTTGGATGAGAATGATAAAAAGAATGAGGAAATGTCACGCAAGTTTTCGACACTATTACAG gAACTTAACAAATGTAAAACCGAATTACAATATTGGCGCTCTAAAAGTCCGGCCATACCGACTTGTAACTCATGCGGTCACAAAGTAACACCCATACTACCGCCCGAAGACTATCAGGCTCTCATTAATCAGGGAGTAAAACCTGAAGATATTATACTTAATTTAAACGATGATACCGATGCTGAAAGTGATGTCAGCATGAACGATAGTGGCTGTAATAATTTAAGTAATGAATTTGTATTTCCCGATGAGGCAACCACCGCCAAATTATTGGCTGTCAATACAgctacaaaaaatcttaaacgacaacatacaacaacaacaacaccaacgtccaatatacatataataaataatagtaataGTAGTAAtagtgcaacaacaacaacaacaaaattaacacAAGACAACGAAACAACAGAGTTAACAGAATTTTATGAACTAAATGATGAGGCTTCAACCAGTTCAAGTGCTTTTATAGCAACTGCTGGCTATTCAACAAGATTATTTTATGGTTCTATgggaacagcaacaacaacaacaacagcaccaACATCAACAACCTTACATAGAAGTGTTATTGTCTCACCAACTTCTTCAAGCCAAGTTAAATGTATTGTTAATAATAccgaacaacaacagcagcagcagctgcaacagcaacagcaacatacTGCAGCAAATATTGTTAGTGTTACTGAGTGTGTTGCTAATAATGCTGCAACTTCCGTAGAGGAGGTTAACAGTCTACAGGCCATTTCATCGCATGAAACCAAGAAAGCACGTAGAGTACAAAAAACTACTAGATGTTTAACGAACTCTAGTAATAaacgtaaataa
- the LOC111689448 gene encoding SET domain-containing protein SmydA-8-like, translated as MEEHFEKKCTIESNEKLGRYVQAKQDLTVGECVLLEQPSLLMASNGESRCQNCYKLTTNYCRLCLITPLCEICKQHYDYDCQKLATMSDLDINNLQKYPDSYGIIKFLLLQENPLTQQHFETILKAENHMEQRRNTQIWFYYSKNVVKPILESGILKYLSYGIKINEEFLQCLCGFIDVNSFEIRAPDTGSMKGVYVKGALLSHDCMANTCIAIDDKYCMKIYANRAIKAGEIVTNCYTNIMLNTSERRRILQEGKYFYCTCKRCEDPQELGSHMSTLICTGCHNGYMIRNQEYTEKWQCLECKHHETNENIEHILKELHKEELEKPKNLRDMEMWLQKLEKILHPQHYMIIDVKQNIAAALRNIINDISCCPGRKVYERKIDLCKDILKVLNIIVPGISRHKAIVMYELGSTWAEYNRLRYQEKELNKKDLQDLLLESDLMLRDSIHMLLHEPKQTPEGKLLQSMLQELKYLQTDIKMLK; from the exons ATGGAAgaacattttgagaaaaaatgtaCTATAGAAAGTAATGAAAAGTTGGGAAg ATATGTACAGGCCAAACAAGATCTAACAGTAGGAGAATGTGTGCTACTTGAACAGCCTTCTTTGTTAATGGCCTCAAATGGGGAAAGCAGAtgtcaaaattgttacaaattaaccACAAATTACTGTCG tTTATGTCTAATAACGCCTTTATGTGAAATATGTAAACAACATTATGATTACGACTGCCAGAAACTAGCAACTATGTCCGATTTAGATATTAATAACTTACAAAAATATCCCGATTCTTATGgcattataaaatttctattactACAAGAAAATCCTCTAACACAACAACATTTCGAGACTATTTTAAAGGCTGAAAATCACATGGAACAGAGACGTAATACACAAATTTGGTTTTACTATAGTAAAAATGTAGTAAAGCCCATTTTAGAGTCGGGAATATTGAAGTACTTATCTTATGGCATTAAGATAAATGAGGAATTTTTACAATGTTTATGTGGTTTTATTGATGTTAATAGTTTTGAAATACGAGCCCCTGATACGGGTTCAATGAAAGGTGTTTATGTTAAGGGTGCTCTATTGTCGCATGATTGTATGGCCAATACTTGTATAGCGATCGATGATAAATACTGTATGAAGATCTATGCTAATCGTGCAATTAAAGCGGgtgaaattgttacaaattgttATACGAATATAATGTTG AATACATCCGAACGTAGACGAATTCTTCAAGAAGGTAAATATTTCTACTGCACATGTAAACGTTGTGAAGATCCACAAGAATTAGGATCACATATGTCCACCTTAATATGTACCGGTTGTCATAACGGTTATATGATTAGAAATCAAGAGTATACTGAGAAATGGCAATGTCTCGAGTGTAAACATCATGAGACTAATGAAAATATAGAGCACATACTAAAAGAGCTTCATAAAGAGGAACTAGAAAAGCCTAAAAATCTTAGGGATATGGAAATGTGGTTACAAAAgttggaaaaaattttacatcCTCAGCATTATATGATCATagatgttaaacaaaatattgcgGCTGCTTTAAGAAACATAATAAATGATATCAGTTGTTGTCCCGGACGTAAGGTTTACGAGCGTAAAATTGATTTGTGTAAAGACATTTTAAAGGTTCTCAATATAATTGTCCCCGGTATATCGAGGCATAAAGCTATTGTTATGTATGAACTGGGAAGCACTTGGGCGGAATATAATCGTTTGCGTTATCAGGAAAAAGAATTGAATAAAAAGGATTTGCAG gATTTATTACTGGAATCAGATTTAATGTTACGCGATTCTATTCACATGTTGCTGCACGAACCCAAACAAACTCCGGAGGGGAAATTATTACAGTCTATGTTGCAGgaattgaaatatttacaaaccgatataaaaatgttgaaataa
- the LOC111691220 gene encoding SET domain-containing protein SmydA-8 isoform X2: MKCSKCCEDSFVMCKQCQFFPLCMDCSDHDRFECEFFQTQAKHISKNLLINNYALNALIKLLLLRENPDTTEKCQNLLPHNFKLNEYRESDIWQDHEENIVQPLLQSGFMDTLSRAKEQDCLDGDLLHKLCILIDANAFEVSSKVMGDSLKGIYVHAAKMPHHCVPNAATSIDDEYNMRIYAGVPIKAGEIIYNSFTNPLMGTIQRQLHLRMTRHFECDCSRCLDPTEMGTHMSSIKCKHCNDGFAICQRGKWSCEQCNNTTDPIQVQKLLTEVSEAMANVNGDIMVYEELLHKYSGDFHPNHFLMIDIKQNIATILRSILMNPMCKPGKEVLERRLDLCEELLPVVKSVIPGYSKLYAIALYEYLLSFLELSEMDFRCKELTKDVYLKKLEFAKEIAAEAKELLTFEPVNSPEGHLVRRISIQQEQIEENLHKLSAK; the protein is encoded by the exons ATGAAATGCTCCAAATGTTGTGAGGACTCTTTCGTCATGTGCAA ACAATGTCAATTTTTTCCCCTCTGTATGGATTGCAGTGATCACGATCGTTTTGAATGtgaattttttcaaacacaAGCCAaacatatttccaaaaatttgctCATAAATAATTATGCTCTCAATGcgttaattaaacttttattattacgTGAAAATCCCGATACAACAGAGAAATGTCAAAATCTTTTGCCacataatttcaaattaaatgaaTATCGCGAAAGTGATATATGGCAAGATCATGAAGAGAATATTGTACAACCTTTATTACAATCGGGTTTTATGGATACTTTGTCTAGGGCCAAGGAGCAGGATTGTTTAGATGGTGATCTATTGCATAAGTTATGTATATTAATAGATGCAAACGCTTTTGAGGTGTCCAGTAAAGTGATGGGTGATTCGTTGAAGGGTATTTATGTACATGCAGCAAAAATGCCACATCATTGTGTACCGAATGCAGCCACCTCGATAGATGATGAATATAATATGAGAATATATGCTGGAGTACCTATTAAAGCGGGAGAGATTATTTATAATTCATTTACAAATCCATTAATG GGCACCATACAACGTCAACTTCACCTACGAATGACACGACATTTTGAATGTGACTGCAGTCGTTGTCTGGATCCCACTGAAATGGGTACCCATATGAGTTCGATTAAATGTAAACACTGTAACGATGGCTTTGCCATTTGCCAACGAGGTAAATGGTCTTGTGAACAATGCAATAACACTACCGATCCTATACAAGTACAAAAACTACTCACAGAAGTCTCTGAGGCAATGGCCAATGTTAATGGTGATATTATGGTTTACGAGGAATTACTACATAAATATTCTGGAGATTTTCATCCCAATCATTTTCTTATGattgatataaaacaaaatattgccaCTATTTTAAGGAGTATACTAATGAATCCCATGTGTAAACCGGGCAAAGAGGTCTTAGAAAGACGTTTAGATTTATGCGAGGAATTACTGCCAGTGGTGAAATCTGTTATACCGGGTTATTCTAAATTATATGCCATAGCTTTGTATGAGTATTTGTTGTCATTTCTAGAGTTATCCGAAATGGATTTTCGTTGTAAAGAATTGACCAAGGATGTTTATTTG aaaaaattagaaTTTGCTAAAGAAATTGCTGCCGAAGCAAAAGAGTTATTAACGTTTGAGCCAGTTAATTCACCAGAGGGTCATCTGGTACGACGCATCTCTATACAACAGGAAcaaattgaagaaaatttacataaactttctgctaaataa